CTTGACATGGACTTCCTGGCCTTTGAGCTTCCAGACATTTTCAATGATGTCTTCAATGGCGGGGTGACATGTTTCGCAGCCGCCGCCTGCTTTGGTATAGTTGGTTACCTCTTCTACCGTCTTGAGGTCATTTTCCATGACTGTTTTTTCGATGAGCTTTTCATGGATACCGAAACACTGGCAGATGAGCGGGCCTTCTTCTTCCTCGATAATCTTGAGGTCAATGCCGCGATAGTCTGCAATGGCTGCTTCCAGCGCTTCTCTGCCCATGACGGAGCAGTGCATCTTTTCCTTGGGAAGTCCGCCAAGAAAGTCTGCAATGTCCTGGTTGGTGATCTTTTCCGCCTCTTCAACGGTTTTACCGATAACCATCTCAGTCAGGGCGGAAGATGAAGCGATGGCGCTGCCGCAGCCGAATGTCTGAAACTTGGCGTCGATGATTTTTTCGTTATCATCAACTTTGAGCATCAACTTAAGCGCATCGCCGCAGGTAATCGATCCTACATCACCGACGGCATTGGCGTCTTCAATAACACCTACGTTTTTAGGGTGCAAAAAATATTCTTTAACCTTGTCTGTGTAATCCCACATTAGTGTTCCTCCAAAAATTGTATCGCGTTATTTTAATCATTGAACCTGCAAAAAGCAAGTTTTGTTCTATTTTAGATTCACTTCCAGGGAAAAGGTTTTAAAAAAAGCCCTTCGACGAAAGAGAATTTCAGGATAAAATCGATTAAAAGGTCCGGGGGCCGGAGATAAACGATTTTATTGAGAATAGGGAATAAAACTGCTATTATCGCCCTTTATGGATAAAATTGTTAAACTGTACAGGGGAAGAGTCATTGACCTGAACCTGGAAAAAGTTCCCCTCCCCGATGGAAGAGAGGTGGACCTGGAAATTATCAGGCATCCCGGGGGAGCCTGTGCGCTTCCTCTTCATGATAACGGAGATGTAACACTTGTCAGGCAGTTCAGGCATGCCGTGGGAGGATTGGTCTGGGAGGTGCCGGCAGGGCGTATTGATGACGGTGAAGATCCTCAGCTGGCAGCAGAAAGAGAACTGAAAGAGGAAACGGGGATTGCCGCGGGCAGGCTTGAAAAACTGGGAGAGTTTATTCCTACACCCGGTTTCTGTTCGGAAATCGTGCATCTTTACCTTGCCCGTGATCTGAAGGATTGCGAACAGGCGCTTGAAGATGACGAATACCTGGAAGTGGTGAGACTCCCCTTTGATGAAGCCATGAA
The nucleotide sequence above comes from Deltaproteobacteria bacterium. Encoded proteins:
- the nifU gene encoding Fe-S cluster assembly protein NifU encodes the protein MWDYTDKVKEYFLHPKNVGVIEDANAVGDVGSITCGDALKLMLKVDDNEKIIDAKFQTFGCGSAIASSSALTEMVIGKTVEEAEKITNQDIADFLGGLPKEKMHCSVMGREALEAAIADYRGIDLKIIEEEEGPLICQCFGIHEKLIEKTVMENDLKTVEEVTNYTKAGGGCETCHPAIEDIIENVWKLKGQEVHVKEETAAKKPAMTNLQKIALITETIDKEIRPMLAQDGGDIELIDISGNEVLVALRGACSSCVSAYYTVDGIEEKLREMVYPDIVVKLQTD
- a CDS encoding NUDIX hydrolase; its protein translation is MDKIVKLYRGRVIDLNLEKVPLPDGREVDLEIIRHPGGACALPLHDNGDVTLVRQFRHAVGGLVWEVPAGRIDDGEDPQLAAERELKEETGIAAGRLEKLGEFIPTPGFCSEIVHLYLARDLKDCEQALEDDEYLEVVRLPFDEAMKMVESGEITDGKTSVSLFLAAGRIKC